The following are encoded in a window of Grus americana isolate bGruAme1 unplaced genomic scaffold, bGruAme1.mat scaffold_476, whole genome shotgun sequence genomic DNA:
- the LOC129200767 gene encoding olfactory receptor 14A16-like — protein MSNGSSITEFLLLAFADTRELQLLHFWLFLGIYLAALLANGLIITAIACDHHLHTPMYFFLLNLSLLDLGTISITVPKVMANSLSDNRSISCAGCAAQVFLFFFLLGAEYALLTVMAYDRYVAICQPLHYGTLLGSRACVHMAAAAWGSGFLNAVLHTANTFSIPLCHGNTVEQFFCDVPQILKLSCSDTYLREVGLLILSCFLGFGCFVFIVLSYVQIFRAVLRIPSEQGRHKAFSMCLPHLAVVSLFISTAIFSYLKPPSISSPSLDLVVTVLYSVVPPAVNPLIYSMRNQEIIDALWKLFEYNLLQIKKTPIIPPGLPLYFRKSQE, from the coding sequence atgtccaacggcagctccatcactgagttcctcctcctggcattcgcagacacacgggagctgcagctcttgcacttctggctcttcctgggcatctacctggctgctctcctggccaatggcctcatcatcactgccatagcctgcgaccaccacctccacacccccatgtacttcttcctcctcaacctctccctcctcgaccttgGTACCATCTCTATCACGGTCCCTAAAGTGATGGCCAACTCACTCTCAGACAACAGGTCCATCTCCtgtgcaggatgtgctgctcaagtatttctatttttcttcttgcttggagctgagtacgcacttctcactgtcatggcctatgaccgctacgttgccatctgccaacccctgcactacgggaccctcctgggcagcagagcttgtgtccacatggcagcagctgcctggggcagtgggtttctcaatgctgtgctgcacacggccaatacattttctataccactctgccatggTAATACTGTAGAACAGTTCTTCTGTGAcgttccccagatcctcaagctctcctgctcagacacctacctcagggaagttgggcttcttattttaagctgttttttaggttttggctgttttgttttcattgtgctgtcctatgtgcagatcttcagggctgtgctgaggatcccctctgagcagggacggcacaaagccttttccatgtgcctccctcacctggccgtggtctccctgtttatcagcactgccatattttcctacctgaaacccccctccatctcctccccatccctggacctggtggtgactgttctgtactcggtggttcctccagcagtgaaccccctcatctacagcatgaggaaccaggaaatCATAGATGCCCTGTGGAAACTATTTGAATACAATCTACTTCAGATCAAGAAGACCCCCATTATCCCACCAGGGCTCcctctgtatttcaggaagAGCCAGGAGTAG